The genomic window GTGATTACCGTCAATTCTTCGCTCGAAAGATCCATATCTTCATTAAGCGGACACGCTTTCCGGCACCAAGGTTCCGTTATCTTTTCCGTAACCCACCAACAGGAAAGGATGACGGCAAACGTAGATCCGAAAGCAAAAAAGTAATTGCATAACACATTAACTTCATAAGCCGGATCAATAATCTGAGCCGCCAATTGAGTAAATCCCTGTATAACGGGATCAATAGCCGAAGGCGTATAGTTTGCCGCAAACGCGCCGGCAATACCGGCAAAGGACGCCGCCACACCTGCCAGCGGGTGTTTTCCGGACGCGTAAAACAAATATGCCGCAATAGGGATAATAATCATGTACCCGCTATCCGGCGCGATATGACTCAACATGCCTACGACGATGACAATGGGCGTCAGCAAAAATTTAGGCGTAACGGATAAAATCTTTTTGAGTCCCGTATTAATGAACCCGGATCCGTCGGCAATGCCGATCCCTAAGGTCGCGACAATGACCATGCCCAGCGGCGGGAAAGACACGTAGTTTTGAACCATTTTCGTCATTAACGTGACCAAGGCGGTTCCGCTTAACATATTATTAATTTCAATAACTTTACCGTTCGCCGGATTTACATAGGAAAACGTGACCTGCGATAACGCTGCCGAAATAATACACGTAATAAAAAAGGCGGCAATAAACAGCATCGTTATATCGGGAATTTTATTTCCTATCCGCTCGATCCAACCTAAAAACCCACCAACTTCCGCCGTCTTCACACTTGTCGAATTACTGTCCGTCATTCTTCATCATCCTTTCATGGAAATAGAGTGTCTTTCATGTACTGCTAAATATAATAAATGCCCATTTTTGCACAGGCCTTTTATATTGCCCTTGCATTTGTGAAAACAAGGTCCCGGCACACGCGTATCGTCCCTCCATCTTCGTAAAGCCGCCTGCTCACCGCAAAGGCTTAGCCAACCAGAAAACCCGCCGACAGCAGGACGCTGCCGCGAAAACGGCGAAATGAAGAGTTTGCCTTTCAACTATAACGCAAACATATGTCCATTGTCAACGGATTTTGCGGCTGGGACGTGCGTTTTTGAAAAGACGGTCTTATCCTGAGGATATAAAACGCATCACGATTGCCTCTCAAGACGAAAAAAAATACGGACAGCTCTCCTTGAGAACTGTCCGTATTTTTTTCTCCGTCATTTCTTCGGCGGCATGTGAATCGTTCTGTTCAATACATCCAACGCGGCTTCCCGCACTGCTTCCGTCACCGTCGGATGTGAATGAATGGTGGAAATCAATTCGTCTACCGTCGCTTCCAAACGAATCGCCAGCGCACCTTCGCTGATCAGATCCGTTGCCCGCGGACCGATGATCTGCATTCCCAGGATCTTCTTGTACTTCGGCGTCGTCAATATCTTGACCAACCCTTCGCCGCCGTTCAGGATCATCGCCTTGCCGTTGCCCATGATCGGGAACGTGCCGACAAGATATTCAATTCCCTGCGCCTTTGCATCCTTTTCCGTCAAACCGACAACGGCCGCTTCCGGCGCAACGTATACACAAGTCGGATTCGTCGTTTCGTTATAGTAAACGCGATGGCCGCAAGCCGTTTCCGCCGCCACCTCTCCCATGGCCGACGCCGTATGCGCGAGCCGCACTTTATCGAAAACACAGTCCCCGATAGCGTACACATTGAAAATGTTCGTTTCCATACTGTCCGTCACGATAATTTGGCCCCGTATATGCTTGATCCCGCAAGCGTCCAGATCAAGATCGGCCGTATTGGCCTTGCGCCCGGTCGCCACCAAAATCTTATCCGCTTGCAGCGTCAGTTCCGTACCGTCGGCGCGTTTACAACAAACGCGATTTCCTTCAATGGACTGTACGGGAGAGGCAACATGAAAGCGAACGCCTATTTTCTCCATATTCTTGACGGCGATATCCGTAATATCCGAATCCAGCATCGGCAAAACCTGTTCCGCCGCTTCGACAACGTCGACTTGCGTTCCGAATGCGGCGTAGGCACAGGCCAGTTCCATCCCGATAACGCCGCCGCCGATAACAATCATGGACGACGGCAGCTCTGTCAGTGCCAAGGCGCCGGTCGAATCGAGACAATACGGGGACTCCTTCAACCCCGGAATAGGCGGCACATCATTTATCGACCCCGTTGCGATAATAAACGCGTCGCCCTTCATCCGCTCCGTCGTGCCGTCAACTTTTTTCAGGGCCAATTTGCCGGGACCGGTGAAGGCTGCCGCCCCTTCGACGATATCAATGCCATAGCTTGCCAGTAGGGAGCGAATACTGTCTCCCATTTTTTTGGCAATATCATTTTTATGGTTCATGACCTGTCCAAAATCGACGGACAGATTATCCGCTTTAATGCCGACGGCAGGTCCTTCCTTGCGCATCGTTTCCAGCAATTCGGCGCTGTGGAGCAGGCATTTCGTCGAAATGCAACCGATATTCACACAGGTCCCGCCAATACGCTCCCGTTCGATCAGGGTAACAGCCGAACCCATTTGCGCCGCGCGGATCGCCGCCACATAACCGCCAGGCCCGCCGCCGATAACAACAATTCGTCTTTTCGTATCACTCATGTCAACACCTCCAATTCCCGCCGTTCCTACGCTAAGAGAAGCCATGGATTTTCCAGCAATTCAGCGATCCGATCCAAGAACTTCGCCGCCATCATACCGTCAATAACGCG from Megasphaera vaginalis (ex Bordigoni et al. 2020) includes these protein-coding regions:
- the lpdA gene encoding dihydrolipoyl dehydrogenase, translating into MSDTKRRIVVIGGGPGGYVAAIRAAQMGSAVTLIERERIGGTCVNIGCISTKCLLHSAELLETMRKEGPAVGIKADNLSVDFGQVMNHKNDIAKKMGDSIRSLLASYGIDIVEGAAAFTGPGKLALKKVDGTTERMKGDAFIIATGSINDVPPIPGLKESPYCLDSTGALALTELPSSMIVIGGGVIGMELACAYAAFGTQVDVVEAAEQVLPMLDSDITDIAVKNMEKIGVRFHVASPVQSIEGNRVCCKRADGTELTLQADKILVATGRKANTADLDLDACGIKHIRGQIIVTDSMETNIFNVYAIGDCVFDKVRLAHTASAMGEVAAETACGHRVYYNETTNPTCVYVAPEAAVVGLTEKDAKAQGIEYLVGTFPIMGNGKAMILNGGEGLVKILTTPKYKKILGMQIIGPRATDLISEGALAIRLEATVDELISTIHSHPTVTEAVREAALDVLNRTIHMPPKK
- a CDS encoding AbgT family transporter, producing MTDSNSTSVKTAEVGGFLGWIERIGNKIPDITMLFIAAFFITCIISAALSQVTFSYVNPANGKVIEINNMLSGTALVTLMTKMVQNYVSFPPLGMVIVATLGIGIADGSGFINTGLKKILSVTPKFLLTPIVIVVGMLSHIAPDSGYMIIIPIAAYLFYASGKHPLAGVAASFAGIAGAFAANYTPSAIDPVIQGFTQLAAQIIDPAYEVNVLCNYFFAFGSTFAVILSCWWVTEKITEPWCRKACPLNEDMDLSSEELTVITPRENKAFYVASFVLIAMLVGLAVALLPENSILRDPAGNIASFKAPVMQSIVAIIFLLFAVTGIVYGVISGKFRSSQDFTHSMEEITKTLIQLIVFYFFAAQFMYAFGASNLGALLAVSGAEFLKSLALPPQVTVFGVIVFVAFLNLIITSASAKWAILAPIFVPMLMSVGIAPELTQCAFRVSDSAVNVCTPMFAFYPLIIIYCQKFCKNTGVGTLSSLMLPYTIALLIVLTIMLYLFWGLGIPLGFQADYSYPRSMF